Proteins from a genomic interval of Trifolium pratense cultivar HEN17-A07 linkage group LG6, ARS_RC_1.1, whole genome shotgun sequence:
- the LOC123892625 gene encoding nudix hydrolase 23, chloroplastic, with product MMVKGIQLQLCGFVSSQRWNLKPIATSLSFSSLSPISYPNPNPNPNPSLKLLPTLRTTRFAPFRASSSLQSSGNVRSIKFCQWCGGSTKHDIPDGEEKLRAICTLCGRIAYQNPKMVVGCLIEHDNKVLLCKRNIQPSHGLWTLPAGYLEIGESALEGAVRETREEANADVEVISPFAQLDIPLIGQTYMIFLAKLKKPHFSPGPESSECQLFSLDDIPFNSLSFSSMVVTLSLYVEDIKAGKPKFHYGTIKKRPGTSPSDIRAYTLDHHMHT from the exons atgatggTCAAAGGTATCCAACTTCAGCTATGCGGATTTGTTAGCAGCCAACGTTGGAATCTAAAACCAATAGCAACTTCTCTTTCATTCTCATCACTTTCCCCAATCTCATACcctaaccctaaccctaatcctaACCCTTCTCTCAAACTCCTTCCCACTCTTCGCACCACTCGATTCGCACCGTTTCGTGCTTCCTCATCGCTTCAATCTTCT GGGAATGTTCGAAGTATCAAATTCTGTCAATGGTGTGGTGGTTCGACTAAACATGATATACCTGATGGAGAAGAAAAGTTGAGAGCTATATGTACACTTTGTGGGAGAATTGCTTATCAGAATCCCAAAATG GTAGTTGGTTGCCTCATTGAACATGATAATAAGGTCCTCCTTTGCAAGAGGAATATTCAACCATCTCATGGTCTTTG GACGCTTCCCGCTGGTTATTTGGAAATTGGAGAGTCAGCTCTGGAAGGTGCCGTAAGGGAAACAAGGGAGGAAGCAAATGCAGATGTAGAAGTAATTTCTCCCTTTGCTCAATTGGACATTCCTTTAATTGGACAA ACTTACATGATATTCTTAGCAAAGCTGAAGAAGCCCCATTTTTCACCCGGTCCAGAATCATCAGAATGCCAACTTTTTTCACTTGATGATATACCTTTTAATTCTCTATCCTTTTCATCAATGGTGGTTACCTTGAGTTTG TATGTTGAGGATATCAAGGCCGGCAAGCCCAAATTTCATTATGGAACCATTAAGAAAAG GCCTGGTACAAGTCCTTCTGATATTCGTGCTTACACACTAGATCATCACATGCACACATGA